A region from the Variovorax paradoxus genome encodes:
- the thiD gene encoding bifunctional hydroxymethylpyrimidine kinase/phosphomethylpyrimidine kinase → MTIYLHPADSARKPGNLNDPPPDAEELAERDLNPPCVLVFNASDPSGAGGLGADALAMASVGAHMLPVVTGAYARDTAEIFDHFAFEEEAIAEQARAILEDVEVQLIKVGFVGTPEALSTIAETASDYPEVPLVAYMPNLSWWDENLIEGYLDAFRELLLPQATVLVGNHSTLWRWLLPDWSGERPPGARDIAKAAGEFGVPYTLVTGMVLPDQFIDNVLASPQSVLASEKYERLEAVFAGAGDTLSAALAALLASGTDLVAATTEALAYMDRCLDAGFRPGMGHVLPDRLFWAEPEDDEDDDEDPDATPDFALPPHDTRH, encoded by the coding sequence ATGACCATTTACTTACATCCAGCAGACAGCGCCCGCAAACCGGGCAATCTTAACGACCCCCCGCCGGACGCCGAAGAGCTGGCCGAGCGCGACCTGAATCCGCCCTGCGTGCTGGTCTTCAATGCCAGCGATCCGAGCGGTGCGGGCGGCCTGGGCGCCGACGCCCTGGCCATGGCCTCGGTCGGCGCGCACATGCTGCCGGTGGTCACAGGCGCCTACGCCCGCGACACGGCCGAGATATTCGACCACTTCGCCTTCGAGGAAGAGGCCATCGCCGAACAGGCGCGCGCCATCCTCGAGGACGTGGAGGTCCAGCTCATCAAGGTGGGCTTCGTCGGAACGCCCGAGGCCCTGAGCACCATCGCCGAGACCGCCTCCGACTACCCCGAGGTGCCGCTGGTGGCCTACATGCCCAACCTTTCCTGGTGGGACGAGAACCTGATCGAGGGCTATCTCGACGCGTTCCGCGAACTGCTCCTGCCGCAGGCCACAGTGTTGGTAGGAAACCACAGTACGCTGTGGCGCTGGCTGCTTCCCGACTGGAGCGGCGAGCGTCCGCCCGGCGCGCGCGACATCGCCAAGGCCGCTGGCGAGTTCGGCGTGCCCTACACGCTGGTCACCGGCATGGTGCTGCCCGACCAGTTCATCGACAACGTGCTGGCCTCCCCGCAGTCGGTGCTCGCCAGCGAGAAATACGAGCGGCTCGAAGCCGTCTTCGCCGGCGCGGGCGACACCCTGTCGGCCGCGCTGGCCGCCCTGCTCGCGAGCGGCACCGACCTGGTGGCCGCCACCACCGAGGCCCTGGCCTACATGGACCGCTGCCTCGACGCCGGTTTCCGCCCCGGCATGGGCCACGTGCTGCCGGACCGCCTGTTCTGGGCCGAGCCGGAGGACGACGAAGACGACGATGAAGACCCCGACGCGACCCCCGATTTCGCACTGCCCCCTCACGACACCCGACACTGA
- a CDS encoding rubredoxin, translated as MNTKTWMCLICGWIYDEAVGVPEDGIAAGTAWADVPMNWTCPECGARKEDFEMVEI; from the coding sequence ATGAATACGAAAACTTGGATGTGCCTGATTTGTGGGTGGATCTATGACGAAGCGGTTGGTGTGCCGGAAGACGGCATCGCGGCAGGCACGGCCTGGGCCGATGTCCCGATGAACTGGACCTGTCCTGAGTGCGGTGCGCGCAAGGAAGACTTCGAAATGGTTGAAATCTAA
- a CDS encoding response regulator — protein sequence MPIRKILVVDDSKTELVFLTDLLQKNGFAVKTAENAEDAMRRLEEDQPDLILMDVVMPGQNGFQLTRAIARDPQYAAIPIILCTSKNQETDRVWGMRQGARDYIVKPVNAAELMSKISALA from the coding sequence ATGCCCATTCGAAAAATCCTCGTCGTCGACGACTCCAAGACGGAACTGGTGTTCCTCACGGACCTGCTCCAGAAGAACGGCTTTGCCGTCAAGACCGCCGAAAATGCCGAAGACGCCATGCGCCGCCTCGAAGAGGACCAGCCCGACCTGATCCTCATGGACGTCGTCATGCCCGGCCAGAACGGTTTCCAGCTGACGCGCGCCATTGCCCGCGATCCGCAGTACGCCGCCATCCCGATCATCCTGTGCACGAGCAAGAACCAGGAAACCGATCGCGTCTGGGGCATGCGCCAGGGCGCCCGCGACTACATCGTGAAGCCGGTCAACGCGGCCGAGCTGATGTCCAAGATCAGCGCGCTGGCCTGA
- the purH gene encoding bifunctional phosphoribosylaminoimidazolecarboxamide formyltransferase/IMP cyclohydrolase — translation MAQTALISVSDKTGILEFAQALHALGIKLLSTGGTAKLLADAGLPVTEVADHTGFPEMLDGRVKTLHPKIHGGLLARRDLPAHVAAIKEHGIDTIDLLVVNLYPFEATVAKAGCTLEDAIENIDIGGPAMVRSAAKNWKDVGVLTDASQYAVALAELQAGGKLSDKTRFAFSVAAFNRIADYDGAISDYLSAIDFDASIGQPSPTRSMFPAQSNGRFVKVQDLRYGENPHQQAAFYRDLYPAPGSLVSAKQLQGKELSYNNIADADAAWECVKSFDVPACVIVKHANPCGVAVGKDAAEAYAKAFKTDPTSAFGGIIAFNRPVDGETAQAIAKQFVEVLMAPGYTPEALAVFQATKVKQNVRVLEIALPPGGQTDWDNGRNFMDVKRVGSGLLMQTADNHELAASDLKVVTKKQPTPEQLQDLLFAWKVAKYVKSNAIVFCAGGMTMGVGAGQMSRLDSARIASIKAEHAGLSLKGTAVASDAFFPFRDGLDVVVDAGASSVIQPGGSMRDQEVIDAADERGVVMVLSGVRHFRH, via the coding sequence ATGGCCCAGACCGCACTCATCTCCGTCTCCGACAAAACCGGCATCCTCGAATTCGCGCAAGCCTTGCATGCGCTGGGCATCAAGCTGCTGTCCACCGGCGGCACCGCCAAGCTGTTGGCCGATGCCGGGCTGCCCGTGACCGAAGTGGCCGACCACACCGGCTTTCCTGAAATGCTCGACGGCCGCGTGAAGACGCTGCATCCCAAGATCCACGGCGGCCTGCTCGCGCGGCGCGACCTGCCGGCGCATGTGGCAGCCATCAAGGAACACGGCATCGACACCATCGACCTGCTGGTGGTCAATCTCTATCCCTTCGAAGCCACCGTGGCCAAGGCCGGCTGCACGCTGGAAGACGCGATCGAGAACATCGACATCGGCGGCCCGGCCATGGTGCGCAGCGCGGCCAAGAACTGGAAGGACGTGGGCGTGCTGACCGACGCCTCGCAGTACGCCGTGGCGCTGGCCGAGCTCCAGGCCGGCGGCAAGCTCAGCGACAAGACCAGGTTCGCGTTCTCGGTGGCCGCGTTCAACCGCATCGCCGACTACGACGGCGCCATCAGTGACTACCTCTCGGCCATCGACTTCGACGCCAGCATCGGCCAGCCTTCGCCCACGCGCTCGATGTTCCCGGCGCAGAGCAATGGCCGCTTCGTGAAGGTGCAGGACCTGCGCTACGGCGAGAACCCGCACCAGCAGGCCGCGTTCTACCGCGACCTGTATCCGGCGCCCGGCTCGCTCGTGTCGGCGAAGCAATTGCAGGGCAAGGAACTGAGCTACAACAACATCGCCGATGCCGACGCCGCATGGGAATGCGTGAAGAGCTTCGACGTGCCCGCCTGCGTGATCGTCAAGCACGCCAACCCCTGCGGCGTGGCCGTGGGCAAGGACGCGGCCGAAGCCTACGCCAAGGCCTTCAAGACCGACCCGACCTCGGCCTTCGGCGGCATCATCGCCTTCAACCGCCCGGTCGATGGCGAGACCGCGCAGGCCATTGCCAAGCAGTTCGTCGAAGTGCTGATGGCGCCGGGCTACACGCCCGAGGCGCTTGCCGTGTTCCAGGCCACCAAGGTCAAGCAGAACGTGCGCGTGCTCGAAATTGCTTTGCCGCCGGGCGGCCAGACCGACTGGGACAACGGCCGCAACTTCATGGACGTCAAGCGCGTCGGTTCGGGCCTGTTGATGCAGACCGCCGACAACCACGAGCTCGCGGCCAGCGACCTCAAGGTGGTCACCAAGAAGCAGCCCACGCCCGAGCAGCTGCAGGACCTGCTGTTCGCGTGGAAGGTCGCCAAGTATGTGAAGAGCAACGCCATCGTGTTCTGCGCCGGCGGCATGACCATGGGCGTGGGCGCGGGCCAGATGAGCCGCCTCGACTCGGCGCGCATCGCAAGCATCAAGGCCGAGCACGCGGGCCTGTCGCTCAAGGGCACGGCGGTGGCAAGCGATGCCTTCTTCCCGTTCCGCGACGGGCTCGACGTGGTGGTCGATGCCGGCGCGAGCAGCGTCATCCAGCCGGGCGGCTCGATGCGCGACCAGGAAGTGATCGATGCCGCCGACGAGCGCGGCGTGGTCATGGTGCTCTCGGGCGTGCGCCACTTCCGGCACTGA
- the hemL gene encoding glutamate-1-semialdehyde 2,1-aminomutase has translation MPTADQNDILFERARAVIPGGVNSPVRAFKAVGGTPRFIRRAEGAYFWDANDKRYIDYIGSWGPMILGHGHPAVVEAVQKAVLEGFSYGAPTEREIELAEAILALVPSMEMVRLVSSGTEAAMSALRLARGATGRKHIIKFEGCYHGHADALLVKAGSGLATFGHPTSAGVPPEVTQHTLVLEYNNIAQLEEAFALHGNDIACLMIEAIAGNMNFVRATPAFAARCRALCTQHGALLVFDEVMTGFRVGLHGAQGVLGITPDLTVLGKVIGGGMPLAAFGGPRAIMEQLAPLGPVYQAGTLSGNPVATACGLATLKEIARPGFYEALGRKTRSLADGLKAAAAAEGLPFNADSEGGMFGFFLMNELPQNYATVMTTDNAKFNALFHGLLDRGVYIAPALYEAGFVSAAHSDDDIAATIEAARQVFRTVRSL, from the coding sequence ATGCCCACCGCTGATCAAAACGACATTCTTTTCGAGCGCGCCCGCGCCGTCATTCCCGGCGGCGTCAATTCGCCGGTGCGCGCCTTCAAGGCCGTGGGCGGCACGCCGCGCTTCATCCGCCGGGCCGAGGGCGCCTATTTCTGGGACGCCAACGACAAGCGCTACATCGACTACATCGGCTCCTGGGGCCCGATGATCCTGGGCCACGGCCATCCGGCCGTCGTCGAGGCGGTGCAGAAGGCCGTGCTCGAGGGCTTCTCCTACGGCGCGCCCACCGAGCGCGAGATCGAGCTGGCCGAAGCCATCCTCGCGCTGGTCCCGTCGATGGAGATGGTGCGGCTCGTGAGCTCGGGCACCGAGGCCGCCATGAGCGCGCTGCGCCTGGCGCGCGGCGCCACCGGCCGCAAGCACATCATCAAGTTCGAGGGCTGCTACCACGGCCATGCCGACGCGCTGCTGGTGAAGGCCGGCTCCGGCCTCGCCACCTTCGGCCATCCCACCTCGGCCGGCGTGCCGCCCGAGGTCACGCAGCACACGCTGGTGCTCGAGTACAACAACATCGCGCAGCTCGAAGAAGCCTTCGCGCTGCACGGCAACGACATCGCCTGCCTGATGATCGAGGCGATTGCCGGCAACATGAACTTCGTGCGCGCCACGCCCGCCTTCGCCGCCCGCTGCCGCGCGCTGTGCACGCAGCACGGCGCGCTCCTGGTGTTCGACGAAGTGATGACCGGCTTTCGCGTCGGCCTGCACGGCGCGCAGGGCGTGCTGGGCATCACGCCCGACCTCACGGTGCTTGGCAAGGTCATTGGCGGCGGCATGCCGCTGGCGGCCTTCGGCGGTCCGCGCGCCATCATGGAGCAGCTGGCGCCGCTCGGCCCGGTCTACCAGGCTGGCACGCTGTCGGGCAACCCGGTGGCTACGGCCTGCGGCCTGGCCACGCTGAAGGAAATTGCGCGCCCCGGCTTCTACGAGGCGCTGGGCAGGAAGACGCGCTCGCTGGCCGACGGCCTCAAGGCCGCCGCCGCGGCCGAAGGGCTGCCCTTCAACGCCGACAGCGAAGGCGGCATGTTCGGCTTCTTCCTGATGAACGAGCTGCCGCAGAACTACGCCACCGTGATGACCACCGACAACGCGAAGTTCAACGCGCTGTTCCACGGCCTGCTGGACCGCGGCGTGTACATCGCGCCGGCGCTCTACGAGGCCGGTTTCGTGAGCGCTGCCCACAGCGACGACGACATTGCCGCGACCATCGAAGCGGCGCGGCAGGTTTTCAGGACTGTCCGATCCCTCTGA
- a CDS encoding response regulator, translated as MGPNGSGYKVLVIDDSNTIRRSAEIFLKQGGHEVLLAEDGFDALSKVNDHKPHLIFCDILMPRLDGYQTCAIIKRNAHFSNVPVVMLSSKDGVFDKARGRMVGSQDYLTKPFTKDQLLQAVQQFGIVQQEVQ; from the coding sequence ATGGGGCCGAATGGATCAGGTTACAAGGTGCTTGTCATCGACGACAGCAATACGATCCGGCGCAGCGCCGAAATATTTCTGAAGCAGGGCGGGCACGAGGTTCTTCTTGCGGAAGACGGCTTCGACGCGCTCTCCAAGGTTAACGACCACAAGCCGCATCTGATTTTCTGCGACATCCTGATGCCGCGCCTGGATGGTTACCAGACCTGCGCCATCATCAAGCGCAACGCTCATTTCTCCAATGTTCCGGTCGTGATGCTTTCGTCGAAGGACGGTGTCTTCGACAAGGCCCGCGGCCGCATGGTCGGATCGCAAGACTACCTGACCAAACCTTTCACCAAAGACCAGCTGCTGCAGGCCGTGCAGCAGTTTGGCATCGTTCAACAGGAAGTGCAGTAA
- a CDS encoding chemotaxis protein CheW, with protein sequence MANRDALRAFQSRLASRLQAARTTGVAAAWLAVEAGEGRYLFPLGHAGEIFPWTPPQPVPYTRPWFLGVANLRGGLYGVVHLSTFASGAPGVAAATEAARMQSRLVAFNELLEVNCALLVDRLAGLRGAEAFTASEPPGAQAPAWLGHLYTDAAGERWQEVNLQALSQQPEFLSIGA encoded by the coding sequence ATGGCGAATCGCGACGCTCTCCGAGCCTTCCAGTCCCGGCTTGCGAGCCGCCTGCAGGCCGCGCGCACGACCGGCGTTGCCGCCGCGTGGCTCGCGGTCGAGGCGGGCGAGGGCAGGTACCTCTTTCCACTTGGCCATGCGGGCGAGATATTCCCGTGGACGCCGCCCCAGCCCGTGCCCTACACCCGACCCTGGTTCCTGGGCGTTGCCAACCTGCGCGGCGGCCTCTACGGCGTGGTGCACCTGTCGACGTTCGCCTCGGGTGCGCCCGGCGTCGCGGCCGCCACCGAGGCGGCGCGCATGCAATCGCGGCTCGTTGCCTTCAACGAGTTGCTCGAAGTGAACTGCGCATTGCTGGTCGACCGGCTGGCGGGGTTGCGGGGTGCCGAGGCCTTCACGGCGTCGGAGCCGCCAGGCGCACAGGCGCCTGCCTGGCTGGGGCACCTCTACACCGATGCGGCGGGCGAGCGCTGGCAGGAAGTCAACCTGCAGGCGCTTTCGCAGCAGCCCGAATTTTTAAGCATTGGCGCCTAG
- a CDS encoding TetR/AcrR family transcriptional regulator, which translates to MTTRSSPPVPEMRGAYHHGNLREALIQAAVELIERDGLDKLSVREAAKRAGVSPGAPFRHFATKTALLTAVAEQATQRLRAHVEQAVAAVADAPALVRFGAIGHAYIEWARTNPTHFRVISERALIDYDSSPSLRSDNETIRTRMRELFDEAFATGGNAGGADAAHAQIAARALVYGLARMAVDGHFPEWSLSRQSTAKTMAGTLDFFMSLLAGAAQANETTAPPAKKKAGLRTPAKR; encoded by the coding sequence ATGACCACTCGCTCATCTCCGCCCGTGCCCGAAATGCGCGGCGCCTATCACCACGGCAATCTGCGCGAAGCCCTGATCCAGGCCGCGGTCGAGTTGATCGAACGCGACGGCCTCGACAAGCTCAGCGTGCGCGAAGCGGCCAAGCGCGCGGGCGTTTCCCCGGGTGCGCCGTTTCGCCACTTCGCCACCAAGACCGCGCTGCTGACGGCGGTGGCCGAGCAGGCCACCCAGCGGCTGCGCGCGCATGTGGAGCAGGCCGTGGCAGCAGTAGCCGACGCGCCCGCGCTGGTGCGCTTCGGCGCCATCGGCCACGCCTATATCGAATGGGCACGCACGAACCCGACGCACTTCCGCGTGATCAGCGAACGCGCGCTGATCGACTACGACAGTTCGCCGAGCCTGCGCAGCGACAACGAGACGATCCGCACCCGGATGCGCGAGCTGTTCGACGAAGCCTTCGCGACTGGAGGCAATGCAGGCGGCGCCGATGCCGCCCATGCGCAGATCGCCGCACGCGCATTGGTCTACGGCCTCGCGCGCATGGCGGTCGACGGGCACTTTCCGGAATGGAGCCTGTCGCGCCAATCGACCGCGAAGACAATGGCCGGCACGCTCGACTTCTTCATGTCGCTGCTCGCGGGCGCGGCACAGGCGAACGAAACGACGGCTCCACCAGCAAAGAAAAAAGCCGGACTGCGCACGCCAGCGAAACGCTAG
- a CDS encoding methyl-accepting chemotaxis protein → MSSIADKFKKLLPANSGNDKARVDGSGSLSLDNVDTVQALEQKTVRLARKGGAPADPLPTGFADELLAGSEAANEAASPEGAPAQAAAGSSGSNPARQQRILAIMLAVVVLLLLLVAGSAILRAERLAQQVAATGQSLMQSQRLAKSISQALVGSAPAFVEVKDSADDLTRRVQGLTNGDDALRLERVGNQYDEDMGKINPLVARADASAKAVLAQRQILTQVGTALRDINQQSSALLEMTETVASLKMQQNATLPEISAAGQLVMLTQRIGKSTNEFFTVEGVNPDAVFLLGKDLNTFQETTRGLLDGNAQQRFPGSKDPQTRQQLEAILKTYEQMRTQASAILGNLQGLVAAREAQASILTDSEPLRKSLGELQDKLSARTGLGAGTIVMLFVLSLAALALAGAIGFVQVREGRERAAVAERERLAAEQASDEAGRINNANQAAILRLMNELQTVAEGDLTQEATVTEDITGAIADSVNYTVEELRLLVGNVQNTATRVAQTTSQVESTSTELLAASTEQLREIRETGQSVVTMAERINGVSSQAQESATVARQSLQAASSGLQAVQNAIGGMNSIRDQIQETSKRIKRLGESSQEIGEITELISDITEQTNVLALNAAIQAASAGEAGRGFSVVAEEVQRLAERSADATRQISALVKAIQTDTQDAVGAMERSTQGVVEGAKLSDNAGTALSEIDRVSRRLADLIEQISQSASREADSANVVAANIQHIFAVTEQTGEGTRNTAQQVRELSQMAEELRRSVARFKIA, encoded by the coding sequence GTGAGCTCGATCGCCGACAAGTTCAAGAAATTACTGCCCGCGAACAGCGGCAACGACAAAGCCCGCGTCGACGGCTCCGGTTCCCTGTCGCTCGACAACGTCGACACGGTTCAGGCCCTGGAGCAAAAGACCGTCCGGCTGGCCCGCAAGGGCGGCGCCCCGGCCGATCCGCTGCCCACCGGATTTGCCGACGAACTGCTGGCCGGCAGCGAGGCAGCCAACGAGGCCGCATCGCCCGAAGGCGCCCCGGCGCAGGCCGCGGCCGGCAGCTCGGGTTCGAACCCGGCGCGCCAGCAGCGCATCCTGGCCATCATGCTGGCGGTCGTGGTGCTGCTGCTGCTGCTGGTGGCTGGCTCCGCCATTCTTCGCGCCGAGCGCCTTGCGCAGCAAGTGGCCGCCACCGGCCAGTCGCTGATGCAGTCGCAGCGGCTTGCAAAGTCGATCTCCCAGGCCCTCGTGGGCAGCGCCCCTGCCTTCGTCGAAGTGAAGGACAGCGCCGACGACCTCACGCGCCGCGTGCAGGGCCTGACCAACGGCGACGACGCCCTGCGCCTGGAGCGCGTGGGCAACCAGTACGACGAGGACATGGGCAAGATCAATCCGCTGGTCGCCCGTGCCGATGCCAGCGCCAAGGCCGTGCTGGCCCAGCGCCAGATCCTGACCCAGGTGGGCACCGCGCTGCGCGACATCAACCAGCAGTCCTCCGCGCTGCTCGAAATGACGGAAACCGTCGCTTCGCTGAAGATGCAGCAGAACGCCACGCTGCCGGAAATTTCCGCCGCCGGCCAGCTCGTGATGCTGACCCAGCGCATCGGCAAGTCGACCAACGAATTCTTCACGGTCGAGGGCGTGAACCCCGACGCCGTGTTCCTGCTCGGCAAGGACTTGAACACCTTCCAGGAAACCACGCGCGGCCTGCTCGACGGCAATGCGCAGCAGCGCTTCCCCGGCTCGAAAGACCCGCAGACCCGCCAGCAGCTCGAAGCCATTCTGAAGACCTACGAGCAGATGCGCACGCAGGCCTCGGCCATCCTGGGCAACCTGCAGGGCCTGGTGGCAGCGCGTGAAGCACAGGCCTCCATCCTGACCGACAGCGAACCGCTGCGCAAATCGCTCGGCGAACTGCAGGACAAGCTGTCCGCGCGCACCGGCCTGGGTGCCGGAACCATCGTGATGCTGTTCGTGCTCTCGCTGGCCGCCCTGGCCCTGGCCGGCGCCATCGGTTTCGTGCAGGTGCGCGAAGGCCGCGAACGTGCTGCCGTTGCCGAACGGGAGCGTCTCGCGGCCGAACAGGCCAGCGACGAGGCCGGCCGCATCAACAACGCCAACCAGGCCGCCATTCTTCGGCTGATGAACGAACTGCAGACGGTGGCCGAAGGCGACCTGACGCAGGAAGCCACCGTGACCGAGGACATCACCGGCGCCATCGCCGACTCGGTGAACTACACGGTGGAAGAACTGCGCCTGCTGGTGGGCAACGTGCAGAACACGGCCACCCGCGTGGCGCAGACCACGTCGCAGGTGGAAAGCACCTCGACCGAGCTGCTCGCCGCCTCGACCGAACAGCTGCGCGAGATTCGCGAAACCGGCCAGTCGGTGGTGACCATGGCCGAGCGGATCAACGGCGTGTCTTCCCAGGCGCAAGAGTCCGCCACGGTGGCGCGCCAGTCGCTGCAGGCTGCGTCTTCGGGCCTGCAGGCCGTGCAGAACGCCATCGGCGGCATGAACTCCATCCGCGACCAGATCCAGGAAACCTCCAAGCGCATCAAGCGCCTGGGCGAATCGTCGCAGGAGATCGGTGAAATCACCGAACTGATCTCGGACATTACCGAACAGACGAACGTGCTGGCACTGAACGCCGCCATCCAGGCCGCATCGGCCGGTGAAGCCGGCCGCGGCTTCTCGGTGGTGGCGGAAGAAGTGCAGCGCCTGGCTGAACGTTCCGCGGACGCCACGCGCCAGATCTCGGCGCTGGTGAAGGCCATTCAGACCGACACGCAGGACGCGGTGGGCGCCATGGAGCGTTCCACGCAGGGTGTGGTCGAAGGGGCCAAGCTGTCCGACAATGCCGGTACCGCGCTGTCCGAGATCGACCGCGTGTCGCGCCGGCTTGCAGACCTCATCGAGCAGATTTCGCAGTCCGCCTCCCGCGAGGCCGATTCGGCCAACGTGGTGGCGGCCAACATCCAGCACATTTTTGCGGTGACCGAGCAGACCGGAGAAGGTACCCGCAACACCGCCCAGCAGGTGCGCGAACTCTCGCAGATGGCCGAAGAACTGCGCCGCTCGGTGGCCCGTTTCAAGATCGCCTGA